One window from the genome of Bradyrhizobium xenonodulans encodes:
- the minC gene encoding septum site-determining protein MinC yields MEAAAKVQRQMVRLRGRSYVAFVFVPTVPIQDWLQEIDTTIARSPGFFAGRPVVIDLSSVDLSQSGIGHLLTSLQDRNIRVLGIEGVEEGRLTPMMPPLLSGGRSCVVEPSAPKKAEAKAEAKPTSLLLETPVRSGQTVIFPEGDVTILGSVGSGAEVVAGGSIHIYGALRGRAMAGVNGHTSARIYCQKIEAELLAIDGFYQTADDIDAALRGRPAQAWLQGNTMRITALN; encoded by the coding sequence ATGGAGGCTGCAGCAAAAGTCCAACGCCAAATGGTGCGCCTGCGCGGGCGCTCCTATGTGGCCTTCGTGTTCGTGCCGACGGTTCCGATCCAGGACTGGCTGCAGGAAATCGACACCACCATCGCCCGCTCGCCCGGCTTCTTCGCCGGCCGGCCCGTGGTGATCGACCTGTCCTCGGTCGATCTCAGCCAGTCCGGCATCGGCCATCTGCTCACCAGCCTTCAGGACCGCAACATCCGCGTGCTCGGCATCGAGGGCGTGGAGGAGGGCCGTCTGACGCCGATGATGCCGCCGCTGCTGTCGGGCGGGCGCAGCTGCGTGGTCGAGCCGAGTGCGCCGAAGAAGGCCGAAGCGAAGGCCGAGGCCAAGCCGACCTCGCTGCTGCTCGAGACCCCCGTCCGCTCCGGCCAGACCGTGATCTTCCCGGAAGGCGACGTCACCATTTTGGGCTCGGTCGGCTCCGGCGCGGAGGTCGTCGCCGGCGGCTCGATCCACATCTACGGCGCGCTGCGCGGCCGCGCCATGGCCGGCGTGAACGGTCACACGAGCGCGCGCATCTATTGCCAGAAGATCGAGGCCGAACTGCTTGCAATCGATGGGTTTTATCAGACTGCCGACGACATCGATGCCGCCTTGCGCGGCCGGCCTGCCCAGGCCTGGCTGCAGGGCAACACCATGCGAATTACTGCGCTGAACTGA
- a CDS encoding ABC transporter substrate-binding protein — protein sequence MKRLQAAVVALMLGLPAVPASAGEAVNLILNWTPTADHSPFYYAKAQGWYEKAGIDLTIEVGKGSGVSAAKVGSGGSPFGIADLATMLVAKSKGADDVALMSIYANTGQTFYWLKSYGVNGVKDFAGHKIGNPPGDASRVMWPAFAKAAGLAPDAVSFVNIGPTAKIAGLKSHTVDIISDFYNEHDLKVIEFGQDLGYVNWKDIGLNPYGNSLIVNGAYLQKNPKLVEEFVRMSQKAFAACVADATPCLEALLDQVSGLDQANQERQWERIKYLMTDEFTTTKGLGWIDGERMKKDYELVQTYLGMEKPFDVTTVFTTKMLDPSVKMDASKVKK from the coding sequence ATGAAGCGTTTGCAGGCGGCTGTTGTGGCGCTCATGCTCGGTCTGCCGGCGGTGCCGGCGAGCGCTGGCGAGGCGGTCAATCTGATCCTGAACTGGACGCCGACGGCCGACCATTCGCCGTTCTATTACGCGAAGGCGCAAGGCTGGTACGAGAAGGCGGGGATCGACCTGACCATCGAGGTCGGCAAGGGCTCCGGCGTCTCCGCCGCCAAGGTCGGCTCCGGCGGCTCGCCCTTCGGCATCGCCGATCTCGCCACCATGCTGGTGGCGAAAAGCAAAGGCGCGGACGACGTCGCGCTGATGAGCATCTACGCCAACACCGGACAGACGTTCTACTGGCTGAAGAGCTACGGCGTGAACGGCGTGAAGGACTTTGCCGGCCACAAGATCGGCAATCCGCCCGGCGATGCTTCGCGCGTGATGTGGCCGGCCTTTGCGAAGGCCGCAGGACTCGCGCCCGATGCCGTCAGCTTCGTCAATATCGGGCCGACCGCGAAGATCGCAGGCTTGAAGAGCCACACGGTCGACATCATCAGCGACTTCTACAACGAGCACGATCTGAAGGTGATCGAGTTCGGACAGGACCTCGGCTACGTCAACTGGAAGGACATCGGGCTCAATCCTTACGGCAACTCGCTGATCGTCAACGGTGCCTATCTCCAGAAGAATCCGAAGCTCGTCGAGGAATTCGTGCGCATGTCGCAGAAGGCCTTTGCGGCCTGCGTCGCCGACGCTACGCCGTGCCTGGAGGCGCTGCTCGACCAGGTCTCCGGTCTCGACCAGGCCAACCAGGAGCGCCAGTGGGAGCGCATCAAGTATTTGATGACGGACGAGTTCACGACCACCAAGGGTCTCGGCTGGATCGACGGCGAGCGGATGAAGAAGGATTACGAGCTGGTCCAGACCTATCTCGGCATGGAGAAGCCGTTCGACGTGACGACGGTGTTCACGACGAAGATGCTGGACCCGAGCGTCAAGATGGATGCGAGCAAGGTGAAGAAGTAG
- the minD gene encoding septum site-determining protein MinD, translating to MAKVLVVTSGKGGVGKTTTTAALGAALAQRGDKVVVVDFDVGLRNLDLVMGAERRVVFDLINVVQGVAKLPQALIKDKRLENLWLLPASQTRDKDALTEEGVGKVIDDLRSRFDWVICDSPAGIERGASMAMRFADEAVIVTNPEVSSVRDSDRIIGMLDSKTVRAEKGERVEKHILITRYDPSRAARGEMLTIEDILEILATPLLGIIPESQDVLRASNVGTPVTLSNAEGAPARAYIDAARRLCGDTVPMQVPTERKGFMDRLLRRRAA from the coding sequence ATGGCCAAGGTACTGGTCGTGACATCAGGCAAGGGCGGCGTCGGCAAGACCACGACGACCGCCGCACTAGGAGCTGCCCTGGCGCAGCGCGGCGACAAGGTCGTCGTCGTCGATTTCGACGTCGGCCTGCGCAACCTCGACCTCGTGATGGGCGCCGAACGCCGCGTCGTGTTCGACCTCATCAACGTGGTGCAGGGCGTCGCCAAGCTCCCGCAGGCGCTGATCAAGGACAAGCGGCTGGAGAACCTCTGGCTGCTGCCGGCATCGCAGACCCGCGACAAGGACGCGCTGACCGAAGAGGGCGTCGGCAAGGTCATCGACGATCTGCGCAGCCGCTTCGACTGGGTGATCTGCGACAGCCCGGCCGGCATCGAGCGCGGCGCCTCCATGGCCATGCGCTTTGCCGACGAGGCCGTCATCGTCACCAATCCGGAAGTTTCCTCGGTGCGCGATTCCGACCGCATCATCGGCATGCTCGATTCCAAGACCGTGCGGGCCGAGAAGGGCGAGCGGGTCGAGAAGCACATTCTCATCACCCGCTACGATCCCTCCCGCGCCGCGCGCGGCGAGATGCTGACCATCGAGGACATCCTCGAAATCCTCGCAACGCCCTTGCTCGGCATCATCCCCGAGAGCCAGGACGTGCTGCGCGCCTCCAATGTCGGCACGCCGGTGACGCTGTCGAACGCCGAAGGCGCACCCGCGCGGGCCTATATCGACGCGGCGCGGCGGCTGTGCGGCGACACCGTGCCGATGCAGGTGCCGACCGAGCGCAAGGGCTTCATGGATCGTCTGCTGCGACGGAGGGCTGCATGA
- a CDS encoding TetR/AcrR family transcriptional regulator → MPAKRSGDTVPQRRDPVATRKKLLTAARQEFASHGFAGARVDEIAMRAGVNKQLVYHYFGDKDALYLAVLEWVYADIREQERQLNLEGLPPEKAIRKLIEASFDYLANNPDFIVLLNDENRGGARHVRGSTRLEAMHSPLVKSVSHILHEGVRTGVFRKGIDPIQLYISIAGLGYFYLSNTPTLSAIFGKDLSSRAAKRARRRHVVDLVLHSLRP, encoded by the coding sequence ATGCCCGCAAAACGTTCAGGCGACACCGTGCCGCAGCGGCGCGACCCCGTCGCCACCCGCAAGAAGCTGCTGACCGCGGCGCGCCAGGAGTTCGCCAGCCACGGCTTTGCGGGTGCCCGCGTCGACGAGATCGCGATGCGCGCCGGCGTCAACAAGCAGCTCGTCTACCACTATTTCGGCGACAAGGACGCGCTCTATCTCGCCGTGCTCGAATGGGTTTACGCCGATATCCGCGAGCAGGAGCGCCAGCTCAATCTCGAAGGCCTGCCGCCGGAAAAGGCGATCCGGAAGCTGATCGAGGCCTCGTTCGATTATCTCGCCAACAACCCTGATTTCATCGTGCTGCTGAACGACGAGAACCGCGGCGGCGCCCGCCACGTCCGCGGCTCGACCCGGCTGGAAGCCATGCATTCGCCGCTGGTGAAGAGCGTGTCCCACATTCTCCATGAGGGCGTGCGAACGGGTGTGTTCCGCAAGGGGATCGACCCGATCCAGCTCTATATCTCCATCGCCGGCCTCGGCTATTTCTATCTCTCCAATACGCCGACGCTGTCGGCGATCTTCGGCAAGGACCTGTCGAGCCGGGCCGCCAAGCGCGCCCGCCGCCGCCATGTCGTCGATCTCGTGCTGCATTCGCTCCGGCCGTAA
- the minE gene encoding cell division topological specificity factor MinE — translation MSMGLLRLLRGNKASSAPVARERLQILLAHERGMRGQPDLLGVLREEILAVVSRHVTLDPTKVIVRLERGDEVSTLEVDIEVPNDFERKRVAVA, via the coding sequence ATGAGCATGGGTCTGCTTCGGCTTCTCCGCGGCAACAAGGCCTCGTCTGCTCCCGTCGCTCGCGAACGGTTGCAGATCCTGCTTGCGCATGAGCGCGGCATGCGTGGCCAGCCCGATCTGCTCGGCGTGCTGCGTGAGGAAATTCTCGCCGTCGTGTCCAGGCACGTCACGCTGGATCCGACCAAGGTCATCGTTCGTCTCGAGCGCGGCGACGAGGTGTCGACCCTGGAGGTCGACATCGAGGTGCCCAACGATTTCGAGCGCAAGCGCGTGGCGGTCGCGTAG